One segment of Radiobacillus kanasensis DNA contains the following:
- a CDS encoding menaquinol-cytochrome c reductase cytochrome b/c subunit, translating into MHRGKGMKFVGDSRVKADKVKFIPKDYSEYPGRTEAFWPNFLLKEWLVGAVFLVGFLCLTLAHPAPLEGMADPTDAAYIPLPDWYFLFLYQFLKYEFASGPYFVIGALIIPGLAFGGLLLAPFLDKGPHRRPTKRPIATALMLVGIASVFWLTYEAADHVEWETRAEENKPVWPSAVEIDKEAEGYALYENSCLQCHGENLEGGGAAPGLVGTEKTVDEIKDIAVNGINTMPAGVFKGSEEELTKLAEFIKSVGQEE; encoded by the coding sequence GTGCATAGGGGAAAAGGGATGAAGTTTGTTGGAGACTCGCGTGTAAAGGCTGACAAAGTTAAGTTTATTCCAAAGGATTACTCAGAATATCCAGGGAGAACGGAAGCATTCTGGCCAAACTTTCTACTAAAGGAATGGTTAGTTGGTGCTGTTTTCTTGGTTGGATTCTTGTGTTTAACACTTGCACATCCAGCACCATTAGAAGGGATGGCGGATCCAACTGATGCGGCTTATATTCCGTTACCAGACTGGTATTTCTTATTTTTATATCAATTCTTAAAATATGAATTTGCCAGTGGTCCATATTTCGTCATTGGTGCACTAATTATTCCTGGTCTTGCTTTTGGTGGACTGTTGCTTGCTCCTTTCTTAGACAAAGGACCTCACCGTCGCCCAACAAAGAGACCAATTGCAACAGCTCTTATGCTGGTTGGAATTGCTTCTGTGTTCTGGCTTACGTATGAAGCTGCAGATCACGTAGAGTGGGAAACACGTGCGGAAGAAAACAAGCCTGTATGGCCATCTGCAGTAGAAATTGATAAAGAAGCGGAAGGCTATGCTCTTTATGAAAACAGTTGTTTACAATGTCACGGTGAAAATCTGGAAGGTGGCGGAGCTGCCCCAGGCTTGGTTGGTACAGAAAAAACTGTGGACGAAATTAAAGACATTGCTGTGAATGGTATCAATACGATGCCTGCAGGTGTTTTTAAAGGTTCTGAAGAAGAACTTACCAAGCTAGCAGAATTTATCAAATCTGTTGGACAAGAAGAGTAA